A single window of Pseudomonas lijiangensis DNA harbors:
- the dnaX gene encoding DNA polymerase III subunit gamma/tau — protein sequence MSYQVLARKWRPRSFREMVGQTHVLKALINALDSQRLHHAYLFTGTRGVGKTTIARIIAKCLNCETGITSTPCGTCSVCQEIDEGRFVDLIEIDAASRTKVEDTRELLDNVQYAPSRGRFKVYLIDEVHMLSSHSFNALLKTLEEPPPYVKFILATTDPQKLPATILSRCLQFSLKNMTPERVVEHLSHVLGVENVPFEDDALWLLGRAADGSMRDAMSLTDQAIAFGEGKVMAADVRAMLGTLDHGQVFDVLTALLEGDARGLLEAVRHLAEQGPDWNGVLSEILNVLHRVAIAQALPEGVDNGHGDRDRVLALAQALPAEDVQFYYQMGLIGRRDLPLAPDPRGGFEMVLLRMLAFRPAESADAPRQPLKPVGINQAAVDSRPPVAVATAVAPVTPVAAPAPVVAPAPVVEKPAPEPVQPPVQDAAPVEEIDLPWIESKAPVAEPVPEPVAEPEPEPVLETVAEQPELTPMPAPEPASPVPDAPQVQQPEPVAEQQVTPGMLEAIPDSAYMSAPMDRDDEPPADDDYVEPDIDIDPASYSYLDELAHESVTEAEPSEPEPEPAAMPATGLALQWLEMFPQLPISGMTGSIAANCTLIKAEGDNWLLHLDPAHSALFNSTQQRRLNDALNQFHGRTINLSIELIKPEQETPAQAASRLRAERQRQAEASIHADPFIQQMLQQFGAVIREDTIKPVDAPVAQTH from the coding sequence ATGAGTTATCAGGTTCTTGCACGTAAATGGCGTCCGCGCTCGTTCCGCGAAATGGTCGGCCAGACTCATGTGCTGAAGGCCCTGATCAATGCGCTGGACAGCCAGCGGCTGCACCATGCCTATCTGTTCACCGGCACCCGTGGCGTCGGCAAGACGACCATTGCGCGGATCATCGCCAAGTGCCTGAACTGCGAAACCGGCATTACTTCAACGCCTTGCGGCACGTGTTCGGTCTGTCAGGAAATCGACGAGGGCCGTTTTGTCGACCTGATCGAGATCGACGCCGCGAGCCGGACCAAGGTCGAGGACACCCGCGAGTTGCTGGATAACGTCCAGTACGCACCGAGCCGCGGGCGCTTCAAGGTCTACCTGATCGACGAAGTGCACATGCTGTCCAGCCACTCGTTCAATGCGCTGCTCAAGACCCTTGAAGAGCCGCCGCCCTACGTCAAGTTCATCCTGGCGACCACCGACCCGCAAAAGCTGCCGGCCACGATTCTGTCGCGCTGCCTGCAGTTCTCGCTGAAAAACATGACCCCCGAGCGTGTGGTCGAGCACTTGAGCCATGTGCTGGGTGTCGAGAATGTGCCGTTCGAGGACGACGCGCTCTGGCTGTTGGGCCGTGCGGCCGATGGTTCGATGCGTGATGCCATGAGCCTGACCGATCAGGCGATTGCTTTCGGTGAAGGCAAGGTCATGGCGGCGGATGTGCGCGCCATGCTGGGCACGCTGGATCATGGTCAGGTGTTCGATGTGCTGACCGCCTTGCTTGAGGGCGATGCACGCGGGTTGCTGGAGGCCGTGCGTCATCTGGCCGAGCAGGGGCCTGACTGGAATGGCGTGCTGTCGGAGATTCTCAACGTCCTGCACCGCGTGGCCATTGCCCAGGCGCTGCCCGAGGGTGTCGACAACGGTCATGGTGACCGTGATCGCGTACTGGCGCTGGCCCAGGCGCTGCCCGCCGAAGATGTACAGTTCTATTACCAGATGGGCCTGATCGGACGTCGCGATCTTCCTCTGGCGCCGGACCCGCGTGGCGGCTTTGAAATGGTGCTGCTGCGCATGCTGGCCTTCCGGCCTGCCGAGAGCGCCGATGCGCCGAGACAGCCGCTAAAGCCAGTGGGGATCAACCAGGCCGCAGTTGATTCCCGGCCTCCGGTGGCAGTTGCCACTGCCGTTGCTCCCGTCACGCCTGTTGCTGCGCCGGCTCCGGTTGTCGCGCCTGCGCCTGTCGTTGAAAAACCTGCGCCCGAGCCCGTGCAGCCGCCTGTTCAAGACGCTGCGCCGGTCGAGGAAATCGATCTGCCATGGATCGAGTCCAAGGCGCCTGTTGCCGAGCCGGTGCCTGAGCCTGTCGCCGAGCCAGAGCCGGAGCCCGTGCTGGAAACCGTGGCCGAGCAGCCCGAGCTGACGCCGATGCCTGCGCCCGAGCCTGCCAGCCCGGTGCCGGATGCGCCGCAGGTCCAGCAGCCCGAGCCGGTGGCCGAGCAGCAGGTGACTCCGGGCATGCTTGAGGCGATTCCGGATTCGGCCTATATGTCCGCCCCGATGGATCGCGACGACGAGCCGCCTGCGGATGACGATTATGTAGAGCCGGATATCGACATCGATCCTGCTTCCTATAGCTATCTCGATGAGCTGGCCCACGAAAGTGTCACCGAAGCCGAGCCATCTGAGCCCGAGCCAGAACCGGCTGCAATGCCGGCCACGGGCCTTGCGCTGCAATGGCTGGAAATGTTCCCGCAGTTGCCGATTTCAGGCATGACAGGCAGCATCGCCGCCAACTGCACACTGATCAAGGCCGAAGGCGATAACTGGCTGCTGCACCTGGACCCGGCCCACAGCGCCTTGTTCAACTCGACTCAGCAGCGTCGCCTCAATGATGCGTTGAACCAGTTCCATGGCCGCACGATCAATTTGAGTATCGAGCTGATCAAGCCCGAGCAGGAAACCCCGGCTCAGGCGGCGTCCCGCTTGCGTGCCGAGCGTCAGCGTCAGGCCGAGGCTTCGATTCATGCCGATCCGTTCATCCAGCAGATGTTGCAACAGTTTGGCGCAGTGATCCGGGAGGATACGATCAAACCCGTGGACGCTCCCGTAGCGCAGACTCATTAA
- the recR gene encoding recombination mediator RecR produces MSFSPLIRQLIDAFRVLPGVGQKTAQRMALQLLERDRSGGSRLALALSQAMEGVGHCRSCRTLTEEDLCPQCADPRRDDTLLCVVEGPTDVYAVEQTGYRGRYFVLKGHLSPLDGLGPEAIGIPQLLERINEQGTFTEVILATNPTVEGEATAHYIAQLLNEKGLIASRIAHGVPLGGELDLVDGGTLAHSFAGRKPIAL; encoded by the coding sequence ATGAGCTTCAGCCCCCTGATTCGCCAACTGATCGATGCCTTTCGCGTGCTGCCGGGTGTCGGTCAGAAAACCGCTCAACGCATGGCGTTGCAGTTGCTGGAGCGGGACCGCAGCGGTGGCTCGCGCCTCGCACTGGCGTTGAGCCAGGCCATGGAAGGTGTCGGTCACTGCCGCTCCTGTCGCACCCTGACCGAAGAAGACCTGTGCCCGCAATGCGCCGATCCTCGTCGCGACGACACGCTGCTGTGCGTGGTCGAAGGGCCGACGGATGTCTATGCGGTGGAACAGACCGGCTATCGCGGCCGTTACTTCGTGCTCAAGGGCCACCTGTCGCCACTGGACGGTCTGGGTCCTGAAGCCATTGGCATCCCGCAATTGCTGGAGCGCATCAACGAGCAGGGCACCTTCACGGAAGTGATTCTGGCCACCAACCCGACAGTGGAAGGTGAAGCCACGGCGCATTACATCGCCCAGTTGCTCAATGAAAAAGGCCTGATCGCTTCACGCATCGCCCATGGTGTGCCATTGGGTGGCGAGCTGGATCTGGTGGATGGCGGGACACTGGCGCATTCGTTTGCAGGGCGCAAGCCGATAGCCTTGTGA
- a CDS encoding YbaB/EbfC family nucleoid-associated protein, which yields MMKGGMAGLMKQAQQMQEKMAKMQEELANAEVTGQSGAGLVSVVMTGRHDVKRITLDDSLMQEDKEVLEDLVAAAVNDAVRKVEQASQEKTASMTAGMQLPPGMKLPF from the coding sequence ATGATGAAAGGTGGCATGGCTGGCCTGATGAAGCAGGCCCAGCAAATGCAGGAAAAAATGGCCAAGATGCAGGAAGAGCTGGCCAACGCGGAAGTGACCGGCCAATCGGGCGCAGGCCTGGTGAGCGTGGTGATGACCGGTCGTCATGACGTCAAGCGCATCACGCTGGATGACAGCCTGATGCAGGAAGACAAGGAAGTGCTGGAAGATCTGGTGGCTGCCGCCGTCAACGACGCCGTGCGCAAGGTCGAACAGGCCAGCCAGGAAAAGACCGCCAGCATGACCGCAGGCATGCAATTGCCGCCGGGCATGAAGCTGCCTTTCTAA